TGACGACAGGGGCCTTCCTTGCTGCCGAAGGCGGACTGAATGCGATCTTCCTCGCCATGCTCGTCATGGTGTCCCTTACGGTGTTTGAAAACGCGGCTCCGATGGCGACGGTACCGGTGTATGCGGAGGATAACCAGACGGCAGGGCGGCGTCTGAACGAAGCGACGTCGGCTCTGCCGCCGGAAGAAGGAGACGCCCTTCCTGAAGGCGGTGCTTCATCCCTGTCCCTCGACGGCGTTCGTCTCGCCTTTGACGAGGCGCATGCGGCGGCACTCGATCATGTGGATGCAGAAATGCCGAAAGGATCGGTGACGGTCCTCGTCGGAGCAAGCGGTTCCGGGAAATCGTCGGTCCTGCACCTCCTCCTCGGGATGCACCAGGCTGATGACGGCACCGTCAGCTGGAACGGACGGCGGATTCATGAGTACACGTTTGAGAGTCTTTACGAAAACAGCAATATCGCCCTGCAGGATGCCCACTTTTTTGCCGGAACCATCCGGGACAACCTGCTCCTTGCGAACGGGGAGGCGAAAGATGCGGATATGCAAAAGGCTCTGGGCGATGTGGCGCTGACGGCCTTTACGCTCGATGATGCCGTGGACGAACAGGGCAAGAACCTCTCCGGCGGGGAGCGGCAGCGTCTTGCATTTGCGAGACTGCTCCTTCGTGAAGCGTCCAACTGGTTTCTCGATGAACCGTTTTCCTCTCTCGATCCTGCGATGGAACGCTCGATGTACGACCTCCTCCGGGAACGGTCGAAAGGCGATACCGTTGTTCTTGTCAGTCACCGGCTGACCGGACTTGAAGAGGCCGATCAGATCATTGTCATGGATGAAGGCAAAGTTGCCGAGTCCGGCACGTATGATGAACTCATGAACCGAAGCGGGATCTTCCGTCAGCTTAAAGAGATCGAACAGTCGGTCTTTCTGAGCAGATCGTAAGGAATCAGCCGGAAGCGAGTTGAATAACCGAAAAAAGAAGCCTGATCCCAGTCACATGGGGTCAGGCTTCTTTATGATGAATAGGATCAGGATTTTATGAGGCTCCCTTTGGCGACGATGGCAAAGATATTGCCTTTTTCCGTCGATTTCTCAATCAGGGTGTGCCCGGTGCTCTTGCACCATGCGTCCACATCCCGGACGAACCCGGTATCGGTGACGCTGATTTTGACCGTCTGGCCGTTGTCGAGTTCTTTGATGGCTTTGTGAAGATTCATAATCGGACCCGGGCAGCTGAGACCTGTGGCATCAATGGTTACATCCGCTCTTCTCACTTCAGGTTCAGGCGTTTCATCTGCGACGATGTCATCGCGGACAGAATCCGTGCAGACATGATGCACGCAGGCATACGTCTTATAGCCGCCGCTCAGGTTGATCGTCTTCACGCCGTGCTGCTCGAGGATTCTCGTGGCGAGATAGCCTCTCAGCCCGACCTGGCATGTGATATAGACCGGCTGATCTTTCGGGAATTCATCGAGACGCTCACGAATCGTATCGAGCGGGATATTAACGGACCCTGGAATGGCGCCCATTTCCACTTCAAGAGGATCGCGGACGTCGACGAGAAAGCCGCCGTTTTCGACGATGGCATCGATCTCATCGTGGTGTACGATGTCAAGATCACCATCGGCCACGTGCGTCGCCACATAGCCGAGCATGTTGACCGGATCCTTCGCAGAAGAATAAGGCGGTGCATAGGCGAGCTCAAGTTCAGGGAGATCGAATACGGTCAGTTCCCCTTTAATGGCCGTTGCGATGACGTCAATCCGCTTATCGACACCGTCGAGGCCGACGCCCTGTGCACCGAAAATTTTCCCGGTTTCAGGATCGAACGTCATTTTCAGTGAGACCGGTGACGCACCCGGGTAGTAGCCGGCATGAGAGCCGGGGTGCACGTGAACGGCTTTGTAATTCACACCGAGCTGCTTCAGCGTCTTTTCGTTATTGCCCGTTGCGGCAACGGTCAAGTCGAACACTTTGGCGATGGATGTGCCGAGGGTACCCTTATAGGCCGTCGGGTTCCCGTGAATTGTATCGGCAACGATCCGTCCCTGGCGGTTCGCAGGCCAGGCGAGCGGTACCATTACCGGTGTGTTCTGGATATAGTCCTTCACCTCGATGGCGTCACCGATGGCGTAAATATGCTCGTCCGTCGTCCGAAGGTATTCGTTGACGAGAATGCCGCCGCGATCGCCGGTCTCAAGACCTGCCTGAACGGCGAGTTCATTTTCCGGACGCACGCCGATGGAGAGAATGGTGATGTCGCTCTCGAGCTCTTCACCGCTGTTAAGAACGACGGTTTTGCCCTGATCACGGAAGGCTTTGACGCCGTCACTGAGGATCAGTTTGCCGTGTTCCTGGATGTGCTGGTGCACGATGGCGGCCATCTCCGGGTCGATCGGCTGCATGACTTGATCGGCCATTTCCACGACTGTAACGTCGATGCCTCTTGCATGCAGGTTTTCCGCCATCTCAAGGCCGATGAATCCGCCTCCGACAACGACGGCTTTTTTCGGGTGACGCTCATCTACCCAGGCTTTGATTTTATCGGTATCCGGAATGTTCCGGAGGGTAAAGACGTTTTGTGTGTCATTCAGTCCGTCGATCGGCGGCACGATCGGACGCGCCCCCGGTGAGAGAATCAGCTCGTCATAGCTCTCTGTATACGTTTCGCCGGTGGCGGCGTTTGTTACGGTCACGGTTTTCTCGTCACGCTGGATGCTTGTGACTTCCGAGAGGTTGCGGATATCGAGGTTGAATTTGCGGCTCATGCCTTCAACGGTCTGAACGAGGAGCTTTTCCCGCTCTTCGATGGAGCCTCCGATGTAGTACGGAAGCCCGCAGTTTGCAAAGGAAATGTGCTCGCCTTTTTCGAAAACCACGATATGGGACGTTTCGTCGATCCGTCTTAATCTTGCTGCAGCTGTTGCGCCTCCGGCAACGCCGCCTACAATCACTATTTTTTTACTCATGGTAACATCCTCCTGTATGGCCATTTCTTCCGGCCTTGTGAATTTTTTAACATAATACCTTTAAGGGTATCTTACAACAGACTTAATGATATGTAAATGGTGTTAACCCGGTGAGTTGTGACGATTTTTTGTCCATTCCGAGAGCGTGCGCTTTCATTCCTGATTTTCGATGAATGGCAGAGACGGTTTCATAAAACAGAACAGGTGTGTAATCATGAAAAACGGGAAAGAAGACAGTGAGGTGATCGCGATGACAACCATGAACGGACTGATTCACTGGCCGACGGTGACCGTTGTTCTGACGATAATCCTTGTCTTAATCGGAACGGGGATCTGGCTTGTAAAGCGGAACCGCCGGATCTGAGCGGATCTTTTCACATGTTTTGTGCGGAATGATACACTGATTCAGTGTGAAAGAAGACACAATCAAACAAACTCAACCAGAGGTGAACAGAGATGGAGAAGCACGATATAAAAACAGATGCCGGTCTGTTTAGGACGATGGAAGAGCGGCATTCGGTGAAATCGTATCAAACCGGTGTGACCATTCCGGATACGGAGATCCGTTCGATGATCGAAATGGCGACGGAGGCCCCTTCTTCCTGGAACCTGCAGCACTGGAAATTCCTTGTCGTTGATGATGAGGAACAAAAGGAGAAACTGCACCGGATCGCGTACGGACAAAACCAGGTCAAAGAATGTTCCGTTGTGATTGCCGTTCTCGGTGATACAAAAGCGAACGAACATGCAGACCGGATTTTTCAGGAAGCGGTCGACAAGGGCCTGATTACCGAAGCGGTAAAAGAAAAAATCGTCAACGGGATCAACGGTGCCTACAACGGCAGTGAGACGTTCCCGAGAGACGAAGCCTTTCTGAATGCATCCCTTGCGGCAATGCAGCTGATGCTCAGTGCCCGCGGTCTCGGCTATGATACCTGTCCGATGGGCGGCTTCGACCGGGAAGCCTTCGTGGAGGAGTTCAACGTGCCTGAGCGTTACGTACCGGTTATGCTTTTGACAGTTGGTGTCCGGGCGGAAGAACCGCGCATCAGCTCGAGGCTTTCAGTTGATGAAGCAATGGTCCGAAATACGTTCTGATACAGAATACACAGGTAACGCGCGTTCTCCCCGATATATCAGGGAGGCGCGCGTTTTCTTCTTACAGGGCGGTTTGTCTGCCCTCTGAGCGGGTATGGAAGGAATAGGGCATACACATTGGAGGTGCACCACCATGGATAAGCAAGTTGTAGCGGTCATGCACAGCCTCGATCAAAAAGAGGGTGTCATGCGTGAACTTGAAATCAAAGGAGTCAAAGAAGAAGCGGTTCAAATCATTCACAGAGACGATGACGAAGCTTCTGAGTATCGGAAATTCTTCGAACAGGGCGATTATGTGGTCCTCGTCGAAGTCGACAAAGAGCTTGGAAAGATTCCCGTTGAGCAGGAAGACACGCTGAGTGAGCACCGCACGCCAAAAGGGCATCACCATCAGCCGCATCATCAGATGAAACAGGGTATGTAACTGAACGCGATCATAAAGGCTGCACCACTGAAGAGGATTCAGGTGCAGCCTGTTTTGTTTTCTGAGCCATATACATATAACAAAGGGGGAAATTGACATGGCAAACACGCATGAATATTGGATGCGTCAGGCGATTGAGCTTGCGAGAGCGTCAAAAATAGCCGGGAACGATCCGTTCGGGGCGCTGCTCGTAAAGGACGGCGAGGTGGTGATGACGGCGACGAATCAGATTCATACGGCAACGGATCCGACCCATCACCCGGAGATTGTCCTCGTCAGGGACTACTGCAGGCAGGAAGGCATCACGGATCTGAAAGACGTCACACTCTATACGAGCTGTGAGCCCTGTGTCATGTGCAGCGGTGCGATGGTCTGGTCGAACCTCGGACGTCTCGTCTACAGCGTTTCCCATGAACAGCTTCTCGGCATAACCGCGAGCAATATTCAGCTGTCCTCCGGGGATGTGTTTTTGAACAGCCCGTGGAAACCGGAGGTCATTCCGCTTGTATGCAATGAGGAAGGACTCCGTCTGTTTTCATAAGGGTGCAGGTCTTCGGGAGGGCGGGATTGCACGGTAAGTACCTGTATTTGGCAGGCATTTTTTCACATTTCAAATAGGCAACGTCTCCCTCTCGTGGTATAATACAGTTAAACAGATCAAATGCCAGGCAGGCGGGGGTGAACGGATGTTTCGGAAGGTCAAACGGATTACACTGAACGCACGACTGTTGATTTATACCTTTCTGTTACTGACAATGACGGCCCTCGTCATTGGCTTTTCGAGTTTTCAGCTGTCAAAGAATGCCCTCGATGAGAGAGGGCGCGACATATTGGAGAACGGAGTTCATTCGGCGATAATGCTCATCGAAGAGCGGCAACGCGCTGTGGAAGAAGGACGGCGCTCCCTTGACGGTGCCCAGGAGAGTATCAAAGAGATCCTCCTTGGCCCGATGAATGAAGACGGGACGAGGCCCATTGACGGACCGGTCGATCTCGGCGAGCACGGGTACTTTATCATCTACAGCCCGGACGGGTATGAGGTGATGCATCCGACCCTTGAAGGGCAGAACGTCCTGAATGCGACGGATATGAACGGTAACGAAGACGACCCGTATTTCTTTGTGCAGGACAAGATCAACGGGGCCATGGCCGGGGGCAGTTTTGTCACCTATACGTGGGATTTGCCCCATGAAGACGGAACCGGTGAGAAGATCGCGTACTCCGAATATAATGAGGAATGGGAATGGATTGTGTCGGCGAGTACATACATGAGTGATTTCAATGAAGAAGCCGATTCGATTATGTGGGTGACATTTGCGATGATTGCGCTTTTGGTCCTTCTCGGCGTTCTGTTGTCGGTGTACTTCTTCTCAGGGTTCACCAAACCCCTCATGGCCCTTGATCAGGCGATGACGAAGCTGAAAAAGGGACAGTATGAGAAAGTGACGGTTGTCGGGCGTCAGGACGAAGTCGGCCAGCTGACGTCGAGCTTTAATGACATGGTGGAAGCAATGGAAGAGAAAGATGAACGGATTTTCCGCTATGCCTACTACGATGATCTCACCGGTCTTCCAAACCGGAACTGGCTGAATGATTACGTGGAAAAGCGGCTCGGTGATGCCGGACCGGATATGTACCTGATTTTGCTTGACGTGCGTAACTTTAAGGTGATCAATTCCCTGTACGGCCATTCATACGGCGATCAGATGATCCGTACCCTCGGAAAGGTGCTCAAAGAGGCGGAGGCCGGTGAAGTCCGCCCGGCAAGAATCGGGGGCAATGAATTCGGCGTCTGGGTCGAACAGACCGACGGTGGAGCGCTTCGGACGTTTATTGAATCCGGAAAAGCCAAACTGAATGACGTCCACCGTAAAGAAGAGGAATGGCAGCCGCTCCGGTTCCATATCGGGGTTGCACAGGTGATTGGCGATCTGACCGGCTTTGAGGATCTTTATCAGCGGGCCTCTGTCGCCATGCAGGTGGCGAAGAATCAGGACCTCGATGATTCCGTGATGTTTACAAAAGAAATGCTTGAGGCCATTGAAGAGGATAACCGCTTCAAAAACGGCCTTGAAGACGCGATGATCCGTGGTGAGTTTGAACTCTACTATCAGGAGAAGCGCTATCTGTCAGATGCGTCGGTCATGGGCCTGGAAGCCCTGTGCCGCTGGGAGTCCCCGACGTTTGGCATGGTCAGTCCCGCCCGCTTTATTCCGATGCTTGATCAGAACGGCATGATGGTCCCCTTTACGGAATACGTGACGGTGAAGGCCCTAACGGATTATCCGGAGCTTGCGAGGCTTTACGGACCTGATGTGGAGGTCTCCATCAACATTCCGCCGAACGTCTTTCTCCTTGATGAGTACCGGTCATTTCTCATGCAGGAAGTGAAGAGACGGGGGATCAGACCCGAGCGGATCATCCTTGAGATCACCGAAGACGTCTTCATCGCCGATATGAGCGTGGTCATTGCCGCAGTCGATTCCCTCCGGGCATTCGGGTTCCGGATTTCCCTCGACGACTTCGGGACCGGCTACTCGTCTCTCAGCTATATCAGTCAGCTTCAGACCGATGAAGTCAAGGTCGACAAATCCTTCATTGATCAGATGGAGATGAATGAGCGCTCATGGAATCTTCTGAAGTCAATTATCCGCATTGCCAAATCGATGAACTATCAGGTCGTGGCGGAAGGTGTGGAAACGGCTGAACAGGTGATGAAACTGAAAGAAACGGGCTGCGACATCGTACAGGGTTACGTATATTCCAAACCGCTCCCGCTTAAACGCATATCCTGAATACCATCCGGTTCTTCTGTCAAAGGAAGAGCCGGTTTTTTATTGATGTAAAGGAGCGCGCTGCCCGTTTTCAGGCGATTCGATTCAGATGGTCAGATTCTTAATGGTTAATGGACGAAAATTCTGAACGTTCGTGATATGATGAAAGACAGAAACCTGTAGTATTCGGGTGTATTTGAGGAGGTTATTCGTTGTGAAAACAAAATCCTATCAGTCCCTTGTCGAGCATGACCAGGTAAGGGCCTTAATTGATAATGTGGAACAGGTGGTTGTCGGAAAACGGCGTGAAGTGGAACTGAGTGTGGTGGCGCTCTTATGCGGCGGTCATGTGCTCCTTGAAGACGTGCCGGGTGTCGGCAAAACGATGATGGTCAGGGCGATTGCGAAATCCATCGGTGCGGCGTTCAAACGGATCCAGTTCACCCCCGACCTGTTGCCTTCCGACGTGACGGGTGTATCGGTATTTAATCAAAAGGAGATGGTGTTTCAGTTCCGGCCCGGTCCGGTCATGTCCAATATTGTCCTCGCCGATGAGATCAACCGTACGTCACCGAAGACGCAGGCGGCGCTCCTTGAGGCCCTTGAAGAAGGGAGTGTCACCGTTGACGGTGAGACGAGAGAGCTTGAGGATCCGTTTCTCGTTATGGCAACGCAGAACCCGATTGAATACAGCGGAACGTATCCCCTTCCGGAAGCGCAGCTTGACCGCTTTTTGTTCAAGTTCAAAATCGGCTATCCGACGAAATCTGAGGAGCTTGACGTCTTGAACCGGGTCGAAAACAATCACCCCATCGAACGGATTCAGGAAGTCCTCAGTCTCACCGATGTGACGGCGATGAAGACGGACGTGCAGGACGTGCGTGTTCATGATTCCATCAAACAGTACATCATTGACCTTGTCACGTCGACGAGGCTGCATCATGCGGTCTCCCTCGGGGCGAGCCCGCGGGCTTCGATTGCACTGATGAAAGCCGCCCAGGCCTTTGCTTTTATGCAGGGACGGACGTATGCCGTACCGGATGATGTGAAGTTTCTCGCGCCTTTTGTCCTCCGGCACAGAATGATCCTGACCTCCGATGCGAAACTCTCGAATCAGACCAGTGAACGGGTGGTCACGGAAGTGATTGAACAGGTCCGTGTTCCTGCCGGGGAAGAGATGCGCTGATGAAATGGCGCGAATGGTCAGGCTGGTTCTGGATCAAGGTGGCGCTTCGGGCAGCGCTCGTTCTCGCCATTGTCGGCGGGCTGTTCAGCTATGCCATGTTCCAGGGCGGGTTTGTAAGCTGGTTTTTGTTCTACAGCGTCACGGTGCTGATTGTCCTGATGGTGCTGTATGCCCTTATCCCCCTGGGGCATTTTGAGGTGAAACGGATCATCGGACAGTCGGCGCTTCCTGCAGGAAGTGACGTGCGAATTCAGGTGCAGATCACGCGGAAATGGCCGTTTCCCTTTTTGTATCTAGGTGTGAAAGATGAGATGGAGCGTCGGCTTGAACGGCAGGTCGGAGGCAGACAGTCAGAGATGATCTTTTACCCATCGGTGAAGAAGGAACTCGTTTATGACTATCAGGTGGAGGACATCCGGCGGGGCAGCTATCAGTTTCTCGGGACGTGGCTTACAACGAGCGATGTATTCGGCTGGGTGACCAAACGGCGCTTTACGACGACGCCGGACTGGCTCCTCGTCTATCCCGATTACCACCCGATCGATTCCTGGGAGGCCTTTGAGCGTCATGAGACGGAGACGAGACAGTCCAATCAGGACTTTGTTGAGGACCGGACGTCCATCGCCGGGGCGCGGGAATACGTACCCGGGGACAAGCTGACGAGCATCGACTGGAAAGTCACCGCCCGCTCGACGAAGCTGATGACGAAAGAATTCGAAGATTATATCGGCCAGAATTTCATGATTCTGCTCAGTAATTTTATCCCTGATGCCACTTACGATACCCTGCAGTCCTATGAGGAAGGCATTGAGCTTGCGACGTCGATCATCATGTATGCCTATGAACGTCAGCTCGATGTGGGCATGATGACAGTCGGACGCTATACGCAGGCTTTTCCCCTGCAAAATGGCAGTGATCATCAGAAGAAGCTCGTGACCCATCTCTCGGAGATTCAGCCCGATGAAGAAGGGAGCTTCGCCGTGAAACTCGTGGACGTCGAGCAGGAGCTGACCAGCGGGTCGACGGTGATTGTCATTGCGACCGCCCTGGATGATGACCTCCTGAGTCAGCTCAAGACTCTCGCAGCGAGGGGGCGTTCGATTTACTTTTTCCTCATGACGAAAGAGAAGGATTCGTTTGATCAGTGGGAAACCGGGCGTCAAAAGGAACTTGAACGGGCAGGGATCATCACGACCCGGCTTGATACAGGGGATATTGACAGCTACTCGAAACAACAGGCAGGTGAAGGCCAATGAAGCAAAAGCAAAAACGGTCGTTCTCTGTCGTGCATCTCTTTATTTATGTGCTTGCCTTTCTGATCCTTTGGGAGTGGCTCAGGCCGATCCCGGCTGTGACGGATACGTCGAGTATTGAGGTCTTTTTGCTCTTTGCCGCAGTCAGTGCCGCGCTCATCTATATCCGTCTGCCTTTTTGGGTGAACATCCCGACCCTCGCGGTTTTTGCAGTCTTCGGGCTGCATCGGATCTTCTATGAGGGGCCTTTTTTCTCGAGGGAAGGAGGCGGCGAATCAGTCAGGCTGATCGGCGGTGAGATCCGTCATAATGCCGCCCTTCTGATCAGTGGTGATATGGAGCTTCTGACGAATCCGTTTCGTACTCTCCTGTTGTTTCTGCTTTTGGCACTGATCTGTTACTTAATGTACTTCTGGGTGTTTCAGACGAGGCGGGTGTTCTTTTTCCTCCTTGCGACGGTTGTGTACATTACGATTCTCGACACGTTCACCGTCGTGGATGCCTCGCAGGCGATCGTACGGATTGTGGTCATCGGCTTCTTCATGATGACGCTTCTTCATATGCTTGCCGTGCAGGAAGAGGAGAAGAACATCGGCAGGGAGTCGGAGCCGGTGCTGCCGGCGGCATGGATGTACACTCTCACCGCCATGGTCACTGTCGCCCTTGCCGCGGGTTTTCTCCTGCCTAAGCCCGATCCGCAGTGGTCGGATCCTGTTCCGGCGATGCGCAGTTTCCTGACCGGTGAAGGGGGCATTGGCGGCGGTGGCGGAACGATCCGCCGTGTCGGATACGGGGACAACGATGAACGGCTCGGCGGCGGCTTTGTGGAAGATGAGAGCGTCGTCTTCGAAGCGGTCGTCGACGGACCGGTTTACTGGCGCGGGGAATCGAAAGATGAGTACACGGGGCTCGGCTGGGTCAATTCCGAGACGGATTTTCAGCCGGCGACGGATGTCTTCGATCCGGATCGGATTGATTACTGGATGTATGATGAGGATCTGACGTCCGGCGAGGATTGGCTCGAAGCGGACGTCGAGATGGTGACAGAGGCTGATTTTCCGCTCTTCTTCTATGCGGGACAGCCGATGGATATCCCTGGTGAAAGCGTCGGTGCCTCTGTCGACGTGACGCCGCAAACGGCGTTTGTGGATCCGCTCACAGGCCGGATTGAGGCCACTGAGCCGGGTCAGGGCGAACGGATTGATTCCTATACGTTCAGCTACAAAGACTTCAGCTTCCCGATCCCGACAATGCAGGAGACCGAAGAGAATGATCCGCAGGCACTCTTTGAGCGGTACACCCAATTGCCTGACGATTTGCCGGAGCGGGTGATTGACCTTGCCTTTGAAATCACCGAAGAGGAAGACAACCGCTATGACAAGGCTGTCGCGGTGGAACAGTATTTCGGTCAGAACGATTTCGTCTACCAGACGACGGATGTTCCGGTTCCTGAAGAGGGACAGGACTATGTGGACCAGTTTCTTTTTGAGACACAGGCCGGGTACTGTGACAACTACTCCACCTCGATGGTCGTTCTTCTGAGGGCCCTTGACATCCCGGCACGCTGGGTGAAGGGCTTTACATCAGGTGAACAGACAGAGGTACTTGACGACGGACGCTCTGTTTACGAAGTGTCCAATACAAACGCCCATTCCTGGGTGGAAGTGTATTTCCCGGAAGTCGGCTGGGTTCCGTTTGAGCCGACGCAGGGCTTTGAGAACTACGCCGATTTTCAGACGGAACCGATCGAGATCGATCTCGATCTTGACGGAGAGGATGCGGAAGACCCCGATGATCCGGAGCGTCCGGATACGCCGGACTCGGAATTTCCGGATCCGGACGAAGGCTTTGATCCGGGTGAAGCCGTCGGTGACGGCGGTGACGGGACAGGCGCTGCGCCGTTCCGGGACTTCCTGACGCCGGGGAATATCCTGATATCCCTTGTTGTCCTGTTCTTCGTGCTCTTTGCCTATCAGAAGCAGAGTAAGCTCATGAACCGCTTTTTCTTTCTCATCTATAAACTGAAGGGAACCGACCGTTCCTTCTTGAAGGCGTACAGACGCCTGTTGTGGCTCCTCGAGAAAGAAGGACTGCCACGCGGAGAAGGCGAGACGCTCCGCGAATACGCAAGACGGGCGGATCAGGCCTTCAGTTCGCAGGCGATGTCGAAGCTGACGAAGGCCTATGAGCGGATCTACTACGGGGGATTTGATCCTGACGGTGACTGGCAAAAGCACCGGAAAGACTGGGAAGAAATGTTGAAACGGCTCTATCAGTAGCCCTTGACCGCTTTGGTCCGTCCTGTTAAAATGAATCAATCTGACACGCATAACGTGAACACGCTTCGTATATCTCCGGAAATAGGGTCCGGAAGTCTCTACCGGGTGACCGTAAATCACCCGACTATGAAGGTGGCTTTGACCCTCCGGTGTGAGGGATGAGTCCGCCTTCGCTCCTGAACTGATCAGGACGGAGGCGGTTTTTTGTTCACCCGGAAGGGACGCGGCACTTGGTGTGCGGTGGTCATTAGCGGCGTCTATTACACAGACAGAGGTGAAGGATATGGAAGAATTAAACGAAAGAATCATTGTCCTTGATTTTGGCGGACAGTACAATCAGCTGATTACCCGCAGGATCCGGGATCTCGGGGTATTCAGTGAGCTCGTGAGCCATAAGGTGACGGCAGATGACGTGAAGGCGATGAATCCGACGGGGATTATTTTCTCCGGAGGCCCGGGGAGTGTATACGCAGACGGCGCTCCGCGCTGTGATGAAGCGATTTTTGATCTGGGGATTCCGGTCCTTGGGATCTGTTACGGCATGCAGCTGATGACGGATCATTTCAACGGCTCCGTTGAAGCGGCGAACCACCGGGAATACGGCAAGGCTGCCATCACGATCGAACATCCATCAAAGCTCTTTAAGGATCTCCCTCTTGAACAGATGGTATGGATGAGCCACGGGGATCTTGTCAAAGCTCCGCCTGAAGGGTTTCAGGTCGATGCAGTGAATCCGAGCTGCCCGGTTGCGGCGATGAGCAATGAAGCAAAAAACCTGTACGGGGTGCAGTTTCACCCGGAAGTGCAGAACACCGAACACGGCAATGCCATGCTGAAGAACTTCATCTATGAAGTGTGCGGCTGTGAAGGCAACTGGTCGATGGAGAACTTTATCGATATCGAAGTGGAGAAGATCCGTGAGAACGTCGGCGACCGCAAAGTGCTCTGCGCGTTAAGCGGCGGCGTGGACTCCTCGGTTGTCGCAGCGCTTGTCCATAAAGCCATCGGCGACCAACTGATCTGTATGTTCATCGATCACGGCCTTCTCCGTAAGAATGAAGCGAAGAGCGTCATGGAGACCTTTGCCGAAGGGTTCGATATGAACGTCATAAAGATCGATGCCCAGGAGCGCTTTTTGGGG
This genomic window from [Bacillus] selenitireducens MLS10 contains:
- the cydC gene encoding thiol reductant ABC exporter subunit CydC, which translates into the protein MKDLQMITALMLKEKKDLFKSVLYGVLAALGAVALFANSGYLISAAAVTNAFYVLTISIALLKLFSVSRAVFRYFERMVSHRATFTMLGRFRVHFFEKLAPLAPSLSTSFRSGDLLSRVTGDVESLQNYFLRVVYPPVAAAVTFLITVIFTFLFSWQIALLLLGGLVLTSALIPYVYALRQKRTASLIRERRATLTEEVTELYQGQEEWLIHNLLDEKKKKTLDASEELIAAQRKEQKTLLQNQSVNQAVTFIVSVLILTTGAFLAAEGGLNAIFLAMLVMVSLTVFENAAPMATVPVYAEDNQTAGRRLNEATSALPPEEGDALPEGGASSLSLDGVRLAFDEAHAAALDHVDAEMPKGSVTVLVGASGSGKSSVLHLLLGMHQADDGTVSWNGRRIHEYTFESLYENSNIALQDAHFFAGTIRDNLLLANGEAKDADMQKALGDVALTAFTLDDAVDEQGKNLSGGERQRLAFARLLLREASNWFLDEPFSSLDPAMERSMYDLLRERSKGDTVVLVSHRLTGLEEADQIIVMDEGKVAESGTYDELMNRSGIFRQLKEIEQSVFLSRS
- a CDS encoding nitroreductase family protein, encoding MEKHDIKTDAGLFRTMEERHSVKSYQTGVTIPDTEIRSMIEMATEAPSSWNLQHWKFLVVDDEEQKEKLHRIAYGQNQVKECSVVIAVLGDTKANEHADRIFQEAVDKGLITEAVKEKIVNGINGAYNGSETFPRDEAFLNASLAAMQLMLSARGLGYDTCPMGGFDREAFVEEFNVPERYVPVMLLTVGVRAEEPRISSRLSVDEAMVRNTF
- a CDS encoding EAL domain-containing protein; protein product: MFRKVKRITLNARLLIYTFLLLTMTALVIGFSSFQLSKNALDERGRDILENGVHSAIMLIEERQRAVEEGRRSLDGAQESIKEILLGPMNEDGTRPIDGPVDLGEHGYFIIYSPDGYEVMHPTLEGQNVLNATDMNGNEDDPYFFVQDKINGAMAGGSFVTYTWDLPHEDGTGEKIAYSEYNEEWEWIVSASTYMSDFNEEADSIMWVTFAMIALLVLLGVLLSVYFFSGFTKPLMALDQAMTKLKKGQYEKVTVVGRQDEVGQLTSSFNDMVEAMEEKDERIFRYAYYDDLTGLPNRNWLNDYVEKRLGDAGPDMYLILLDVRNFKVINSLYGHSYGDQMIRTLGKVLKEAEAGEVRPARIGGNEFGVWVEQTDGGALRTFIESGKAKLNDVHRKEEEWQPLRFHIGVAQVIGDLTGFEDLYQRASVAMQVAKNQDLDDSVMFTKEMLEAIEEDNRFKNGLEDAMIRGEFELYYQEKRYLSDASVMGLEALCRWESPTFGMVSPARFIPMLDQNGMMVPFTEYVTVKALTDYPELARLYGPDVEVSINIPPNVFLLDEYRSFLMQEVKRRGIRPERIILEITEDVFIADMSVVIAAVDSLRAFGFRISLDDFGTGYSSLSYISQLQTDEVKVDKSFIDQMEMNERSWNLLKSIIRIAKSMNYQVVAEGVETAEQVMKLKETGCDIVQGYVYSKPLPLKRIS
- a CDS encoding AAA family ATPase, which produces MKTKSYQSLVEHDQVRALIDNVEQVVVGKRREVELSVVALLCGGHVLLEDVPGVGKTMMVRAIAKSIGAAFKRIQFTPDLLPSDVTGVSVFNQKEMVFQFRPGPVMSNIVLADEINRTSPKTQAALLEALEEGSVTVDGETRELEDPFLVMATQNPIEYSGTYPLPEAQLDRFLFKFKIGYPTKSEELDVLNRVENNHPIERIQEVLSLTDVTAMKTDVQDVRVHDSIKQYIIDLVTSTRLHHAVSLGASPRASIALMKAAQAFAFMQGRTYAVPDDVKFLAPFVLRHRMILTSDAKLSNQTSERVVTEVIEQVRVPAGEEMR
- a CDS encoding CoA-disulfide reductase; amino-acid sequence: MSKKIVIVGGVAGGATAAARLRRIDETSHIVVFEKGEHISFANCGLPYYIGGSIEEREKLLVQTVEGMSRKFNLDIRNLSEVTSIQRDEKTVTVTNAATGETYTESYDELILSPGARPIVPPIDGLNDTQNVFTLRNIPDTDKIKAWVDERHPKKAVVVGGGFIGLEMAENLHARGIDVTVVEMADQVMQPIDPEMAAIVHQHIQEHGKLILSDGVKAFRDQGKTVVLNSGEELESDITILSIGVRPENELAVQAGLETGDRGGILVNEYLRTTDEHIYAIGDAIEVKDYIQNTPVMVPLAWPANRQGRIVADTIHGNPTAYKGTLGTSIAKVFDLTVAATGNNEKTLKQLGVNYKAVHVHPGSHAGYYPGASPVSLKMTFDPETGKIFGAQGVGLDGVDKRIDVIATAIKGELTVFDLPELELAYAPPYSSAKDPVNMLGYVATHVADGDLDIVHHDEIDAIVENGGFLVDVRDPLEVEMGAIPGSVNIPLDTIRERLDEFPKDQPVYITCQVGLRGYLATRILEQHGVKTINLSGGYKTYACVHHVCTDSVRDDIVADETPEPEVRRADVTIDATGLSCPGPIMNLHKAIKELDNGQTVKISVTDTGFVRDVDAWCKSTGHTLIEKSTEKGNIFAIVAKGSLIKS
- a CDS encoding nucleoside deaminase, with translation MANTHEYWMRQAIELARASKIAGNDPFGALLVKDGEVVMTATNQIHTATDPTHHPEIVLVRDYCRQEGITDLKDVTLYTSCEPCVMCSGAMVWSNLGRLVYSVSHEQLLGITASNIQLSSGDVFLNSPWKPEVIPLVCNEEGLRLFS